The following coding sequences lie in one Arachis ipaensis cultivar K30076 chromosome B03, Araip1.1, whole genome shotgun sequence genomic window:
- the LOC107631578 gene encoding protein LIGHT-DEPENDENT SHORT HYPOCOTYLS 4, whose amino-acid sequence MSAAVAAAAASAAISGYHSSSGADTRNHHPFTQPEHGQQVSVPLSRYESQKRRDWNTFGQYLKNHRPPLTLSRCSGAHVLEFLRYLDQFGKTKVHSDTCAYFGNSQPPGPCPCPLKQAWGSLDALIGRLRAAFEENGGNPEMNPFGARAVRLYLREVRDVQAKARGIAYEKKKRRKNSNHSQNQNQNQNGSMMMMMEDNNNNTNNNHGHYVHDDVSSSGVHHSSGYNINGGGGVFHHLSSSDGTAPPLSYFLS is encoded by the coding sequence ATGTCTGCCGCAGTGGCCGCAGCAGCCGCTTCCGCCGCAATCTCCGGCTACCACAGCTCCTCTGGCGCCGACACCAGGAACCACCACCCGTTTACGCAACCAGAACACGGGCAACAAGTCTCCGTCCCTCTTAGCAGGTACGAGTCTCAAAAGAGGCGTGACTGGAACACGTTTGGGCAGTACCTGAAGAACCACCGTCCACCGTTAACACTGTCCCGGTGCAGCGGCGCGCACGTGCTGGAATTCCTGCGGTACTTGGACCAGTTTGGGAAGACGAAGGTGCACAGCGACACGTGTGCGTACTTTGGGAACTCTCAGCCTCCGGGGCCATGCCCGTGTCCGTTGAAGCAAGCTTGGGGAAGCCTTGATGCACTGATTGGGCGGCTGCGTGCGGCGTTTGAAGAAAACGGAGGAAACCCTGAGATGAACCCTTTCGGTGCACGCGCCGTCAGGCTTTACCTCCGTGAAGTTCGGGATGTGCAAGCCAAGGCTAGAGGTATTGCTTATGAGAAGAAGAAACGCAGAAAGAATAGTAATCATAgccagaatcagaatcagaatcagaatgggtcgatgatgatgatgatggaagaTAACAACAACAATACTAATAATAACCATGGTCATTATGTTCATGATGATGTGAGTTCTAGTGGGGTGCATCATTCATCAGGGTATAATATTAATGGTGGTGGTGGAGTTTTTCATCACTTGTCAAGTTCGGATGGGACAGCTCCTCCTCTTTCATATTTCTTATCCTAG